In Populus alba chromosome 9, ASM523922v2, whole genome shotgun sequence, a genomic segment contains:
- the LOC118058893 gene encoding glycine-rich RNA-binding protein, producing the protein MSAEVEYRCFVGGLAWATTDQVLQEAFSQYGEIIDSKIINDRETGRSRGFGFVTFGNEKAMRDAIDGMNGQDLDGRNITVNEAQSRGSGGGGGGGGYNRNSGGGGYGGGGRREGGGGYSRGGGGYGGGGGGYGSGGGGGGYGGGRDRGYGDGGSRYSSRGESEGGSWRS; encoded by the exons ATGTCTGCCGAGGTTGAGTACAGGTGCTTTGTTGGCGGCCTCGCTTGGGCCACCACTGACCAAGTCCTCCAAGAGGCTTTTAGCCAGTACGGTGAAATCATCGATTCGAAG ATTATAAATGACCGTGAAACCGGAAGATCTCGTGGTTTTGGATTTGTGACCTTCGGCAATGAGAAGGCAATGAGAGATGCTATTGATGGAATGAACGGTCAGGACCTTGATGGCCGTAACATCACCGTGAACGAAGCTCAATCCCGTGGAAGCGGCGGTGGCGGTGGAGGCGGTGGTTACAACCGCAACAGCGGTGGAGGCGGTTATGGAGGAGGTGGACGCCGTGAAGGCGGCGGTGGTTACAGCCGTGGCGGAGGCGGCTACGGAGGTGGCGGAGGCGGATATGGTAgcggtggaggtggtggtggttatGGCGGTGGCCGTGACCGTGGTTATGGTGATGGTGGATCTAGGTACTCTTCCAGGGGTGAATCTGAGGGTGGTAGCTGGAGGAGTTAG
- the LOC118058894 gene encoding protein RADIALIS-like 2, whose product MASSSMSSRGSGSWTVQQNKAFERALAVYDRDTPDRWYNVARAVGGKTAEEVKRHYERLVEDVKHIESGHVPFPNYRTTGANGHARG is encoded by the exons ATGGCATCAAGCTCAATGTCCTCTCGCGGTTCGGGCTCGTGGACTGTTCAGCAGAACAAAGCCTTTGAAAGGGCTTTGGCTGTGTACGACAGGGACACGCCCGACCGCTGGTACAATGTAGCCAGGGCGGTCGGTGGAAAAACCGCAGAAGAAGTGAAAAGGCACTATGAACGGCTTGTGGAGGATGTGAAGCATATCGAGTCGGGTCATGTTCCCTTCCCTAATTACAGGACTACAGGGGCAAATGGCCACGCAAGAG gatga